The nucleotide sequence CGAGTGCGGCCCTGGGGACGGGACACCTTCGTCACTGTATAGATGGAAGATCAAAGCGCTGAATAGGATTTTTTCAAGGGACTTTTTTCGCTGTTGTGTGGGAACCCACTGGCAGCAGGTGTTTCGCTGCGAAGATGCCGCAGAACAATTTTCTCATAGCTTCCGGATTTTTTAAGATCCATCAAAGACTCATTGAACTTCCTCACGAACTCTACGCCATTTGGGTGACTGCGACTGATAATAAAATACAACTGTGTTTTCGGCAGCAGGTGCGGAGTCAGACTGATGCTTTCCACAAGCCCGGTTTCACGCAATGCCGCTTCCCCTTGAGCATCATCTGTGACAAAGAAATCCGCGCGCCCGCTATTGACCATCTTTGCACAGGTGGACGTGTTCAGCGCTTCAAACACCTTCACACGTTTTTTCTGCACCAACTCCGCCAGCTCATGGGTCGCAGGAGCCCACCCCAGCGGCAGGCAATAGGTTTTGCCCTTCAGACTTTCAAGGCTGGAATAAAAACCACTTTCCCCTTTTAAGGAAAAAACGGTGTTACGGATTTCATAAAGAGGTTCAGAGAACAGGAACTCTTTTTCCCGGTCGGCGGTTTTCAAATAAGGGAAAAGGCCGTCGAACTGCGCTTGTCTGGCTTTTTCAAAACCGCGCCGCCATGGCAGCCAGGTCAAATCCACCGAGTGCCCCATGCCGGAAACCACTTCCTGCACGATCTCAGTCACCATACCACCGCGTGACAGCTTCTGTCCGGTGTAAGGCGCATAGCCATCGTCCGTGCTCAGCTTCACAGTTTTGGACCACGCGGGAGGGGTCATAAAAAGAACTGCAAGAACGATCCATCTCATGCCTTTATTATCGGCTGCTTTCTGGTTGATTTTCATTAAGGCATGGCAATGATGCGCGGAAACCAAAATGATTCATCTTGCTGTTCGCAAACTGGATACGAACACTGGGGAGAAGGCATTACTGTGAGGATTGTTCCTATTGCGTTTTGGTAATTGGCGTTCCAAGTCCCCATCTCATACAACTGGGGATTACTGAGGTCGCATTGTTTCACATGGTATTGTTCTTAATATTAGCTGTCTGTCTGTGGTCGCCACCAAGTCTTGCGGTAAACGCCGGCAAAGTCATTCATCTGCTCACCATGGAAGCGCCACCTTTTATGAGCGACTCGCTGCCGGAAAAAGGGGCCGCCGTGCATGCGCTTCGCCAGATTTTTAAAAAGAACGGCTATGATCTGAAAGTCACCTTCACCCCTTACCTGCGCGCCAAAATTCAGGCCCTGCAAAAAGACGACGTGTCGGGCTTTTTTCCCGCCGCCGAAGAAAACATCACCACCGGCTATGTGCTTTCAAAAATCATGTACGTCACACCGTGGGGCTTTGCCGAACGCAAAGACAAGCCCATCCACTGGAACCAGCCGGAGGATCTGCTGCCATATAAAATCGGAAATGTGATGGGTTATGAATTGTCCCGGGTTCTGGCGCCGGCGCAGAAAAAGAAAAAGTTCCAGATCGAAAATGTTTCCAGCGACGAGCAGAACCTGCTGAAGCTTGCCAGAAAACGTGTGGATTTGGCATTTATTGACGCCACCATGTTTGAATATCTGATGAAAAGCAGCGAAAACCTTCGCCCTTATCAGAATAAACTGCAGATCAACGCCAAAATCATTCGCATGGATGAATACGGTGTGGCCTTCAAAAACAGCGGCAAAGGCAAAGCTCACCTTGATGTCTTCAATCGACTCATTCAAAAAGAAGAATTCCACCGTCTGGTGGAACTTTACTTTAAAACTCACATGCCGGAATAGATTCTTTATCCCCGACTAAATGGTCAGACAAACTTGTTCAGACAACACATTGACACGGATTGATTCAAGATGACTTTCGGAGGAAAGCTTATGGCCTTTAAGCAATGCCATTTGTGTCAGGACATCCTCCAGGCCTGACAACTTCAGACCTTTCAGCAAGCGGAAACCTTCGTGCTGATAGTCCTCTTCACAGTCAAAAACCCGGCACCAGACAAAATCCAGACGCAAAAGCCGACTGCTCTGCCCTTGAGGCACTAATTCCAGAAAATGAGAATAAACAAAACGCTGCTGTTCCGGGGATTGCTGCGAGTTCCACTGAAAACTCCAGCCGCGCTCTTCACGGAACGTCAGACTGGTCAGTACGGCCTCTGCCTGCTCGGCGTTTTCGGCAAGCTTCAGGCGGGCCACCGCCATCACTTCAGCCAGGGCATGGTTCAGGCTGGCGCTTTTAGAAACAAACAGATCCTGTTCAAGCTCGGCCGTCAAGGCCCCCAGCCACTGATCCACGTCCATCAAATTCACGCTCATCCCCGACAATGGATCAATACGGCCGCCTTTCGGGGAAAACCCCGCAGCCAGATGAAACAAAAAACCCCGTCGTGATGACAGGGCTCCTTGCAAAGTGATTCGAATGGGAATCTCTCTTACGAATTGAAGCATTAGTTCAACTGCAGAGCCTGGGTGTTCATAGTCACGTGAGACTTGGAACGGAACATATTGATCCAAGCTTCGAACATACCGTCGCCACGGCGTTTTTGCATCATCTCTGCAGACATTGGCTCCAGAGCTGTTTTTACTTCTTCAACTTTGCTTTCTTTCAGTTTCAGAACGTATTTGCTGTTGCCGTCACGAACCAAACGCTTCAACAGCGGCTCGGTTTTGCTCAGCTCAAATACGGCTTCTGTCGCCACTGTGCTGGTGATTTTCGGGAAAGTCTCAGAACCCAATTCAACCAAACCAGTTTCTTCCCAAGTTGCTTTCAGCTCTTTCAGTTGTGCGTTAACTGCGGCTTCATCGCCTTTCACCAAAGCTTCATCCAAAGCCTTGATCGCTGCGTCGGCTTTTTCTTTGGTCATCGCTTTAGTCGCCGCTTCAGAGTCAATTTTCACGAAAAGAACATTGATCTTAGCCGCGCGCAGATCCTGGATCTTTTTCAGCTCCACAGCTGTTGGCTGAGTCGCCAGTTCGAACAATGCACGTGTGCGAACATTGGAGATGTCTTTACGGACTTTATCTTCAAAGTTAGCCGGAGTGGTGCGGGTCTGTTCGATATAACGCATGTAGAACTCTTTCTGGAACATGCCGTTTTGCTGGAAGAACGGGATGTCTTTCACGATAAAATCGCGAACTTCCGCGTCTGTAGCCAAAATGCCGTTCTTTTGAGCAGCCTGGGAAACAAGTTCCATGCGCACCAGATTCTCAAGCGCTTGTTGGCGCAGCAGCTGACGCTGAGAGCCAAAGTCCATCTGATTGCCGAACAGGTTTTGGTAGTACTGCTGAATGCGGTTTTCTTCCTGCTGGAAGTCCGCCAGAGAGATCAAAGTGTTGTTCACGCGAGCCACGGAGCCAACGCCCGCGCCCATTCTTTCGGGCATGCCGAAGAAGACGAAAACCATAATGATGGCACCGAAAATCACCATCGCTGTCACGCTCTTCGCGTTGATTCCGCGCTTCATCTTATCTGCCATATTTTCGCTCATAACTTTTCCTTCCTTAAACAAGCTTGCAAACAAACCGCTTCATTACCTTACGAATTTTATAAATATTCAAGGGGAAATTGTTGTATTCCTTAGCGGTTTTTACTAGCGTTGAGAAATATTAATACAGCGAAGCTAAAATACGCAGAACGACGCGATGCTTTTTGCTGGTTTTAGAGATGGTTTTTAAGATTGGTTTTTAAAAAGAGGAACGACCTTTGAATTTCTTCAACTTTGATCTCAAGAAACTTGTGATGATCGGGATTGTCCTGGCTCTGCCACTGATTTCCATCAACATGCAGCAGCGCCCGCAAGAATCCAACTGGCTGGCAAAACCCTTCAGCCTTCTGGGCAGCGCGGTTTCTGAATCCTTCTATGGCTTCAGCTCCGGCGTCAAAGGCACCACCGCCATGTATCTTGATCTTATCAACATCAAGAAACACAGCGAACAGCTGACCAGCACCAACAATGAACTTCAGGCGCGTCTTGAAAAAATGAACGAGCTGCTGATCGAAAACGACCGCCTGCGCGGCCTTTTGACGTTCAAAGAGCAGACCAAAATGTCCCTGATGGCAGCACAGGTCATCGGCCGTGATCTGGTGATCGATCACAACACCATCACCATCAACAAGGGCACCCAGGACGGCCTGAAAGCCGGCCAGGCCGTGATCACCACCGGCGGGGTTCTGGGTTACATCTTCAAACCGGACACCTTCACTTCCCACGTCATGCTGATCACCGACCGTTACGCAGTGGTGGATGGTATCGTGCAAAGAACCCGCGCCCACGGGATTGTCGAGGGTAAATCCCAGTACAGCAGCAGCCTGCAGCTGAAATATGTGGAAAGAACCGAAGACGTTCAGGAAGGCGACCTGGTTGTGACCGGCGGCCTGGACAACATCTTCCCGAAAGGCTTCCCGGTGGCCGTGGTTGATTCCGTTGAAAAGAAGACCTTCAGTGTTTCCTTGAAAGTCGACCTGCGCCCGGTGGTGGACCCTTACAAAGTGGAAGAGGTCTTCATCGTGCTTCAGGGCAATAACGAAGATTTCGGCGACAAGTTCGCGCCAGCTTCCGCAAAGGCGGAAACTCCGGCAGACGGTTCTGCTCCGGCTGCAGCGGCGACTCCTGCTGCGACACCGGCAGCCACTCCCGCCGCAACTCCGGCCGTGAAGCCTGCGGCGACTCCGGCAGCAAAACCAGCGGTGACTCCTAAACCTCAGGAGAACAGACAGTGAAAATCCGCTGGAATGCCCTTTTGAATTTCCTGGTTTTCCTGGCGGTGCTGATGCTGCTGGCTGGATTCCAGACAACCTTCTGGTTCCAGCTTTTCGGGAATGTTCCATCCCCGCTGCTGTGGCTGAATCTGGTTGTATATATGATCCTTTATCGCAAACCGTTCCCGGCGATCTTCACGATTTACGCCATGGGCTTCATTTTGCTCACATTCACGGCGATGCCGCTGAAGATGATGTGGATCAGCCTCATTATTCTCTTTACCTTGGTCTATACTATCAAGAGTCGCGTCTTTTGGTCGGGCTCAGGATATTATACGATTATGTGTGCATTCTCTGCCGTGGCCTATCACCTGATCTATTTCTTTGGATCGATGGTGCTGGAGAAAAACCCTGCGAGCTTTGAGATTGTCGATCGCCTTGTACAAATCATCCTGACTCCCTCCTTTGCATTCCCGATGTACTGGCTTCTGGCCAAGATCGACAAGGTCACTCAGGACGAGCTGGTTCATGAGCCCGGAGGGTTGGAGCTATGAGTACATACGTCAGTAATCCGGACGAGGCAAAAGAGTACCTGAGCCGGTACAAGATCTTTTATATCGCCATCGGCTTTGCCCTGACCATCTTCACGATGCGTCTGTGGTATCTACAGATCATTTCTGGAAATGAGCTGCGCGAGTTCTCGGAAAAAAACCGTATCAAACAAAACAAAATCACTGCTCCGCGCGGACTGATGCTGGATCGTGATGGCAAGGTGCTGGTGGAAAATCTGCCGGGCTTTGAAGCGATCCTGTCCCCGCAGTACATTGAAAGCCTTGATGAGCTGGCAAAAACCGTCGGCCCGGTTCTGGGCATGGAGCCGGACAAGGTTGTTCTGAAGGTTCAGAAAAGCCGCCGTCAAAACGGTCCGTTTGCACAGATCCGTCTGAAAGAAAACCTCAGCCGCGAAGAAGTTTTCCGTCTAAAACGCATGCGTCTGGACACTCCGGGGCTTGAAATCCGCGAATCCATCGTGCGCTTCTACCCGCTTCGTGACAACGGCGCCCAGCTGTTTGGTTACGTGGGTGAGATCTCAAAACGTCAGTTGCCGGTACTAAACGACCTGTACAAGGGCGCACTGAAATTTGATCAGGGTGACATCATCGGCAAATCGGGCCTGGAAGAAACTCTGGAAAGAGACATCCGTGGTTCTGACGGCGTCAGCTTCATCCAGGTCGATGCCCACGGGCGTGAAACTGTGACTCAGACACCGAACATTTACGGTGAGCAGATCAAGGACATGATCCCGGTTCACGGGAACAACGCCATTTTGACGATTGACCGTGATATCCAGGAAGCGGCCTTTAAATCCTTCATGAGCCTGAATCGTATCGGTGCCGTCGTAGCCATGCGAACCAACGGTGAAATTTTGGCGTGGGTCAGCACCCCGTCTTTTGATCCGAATGAGTTTTCCACCGGTATTT is from Bdellovibrio bacteriovorus str. Tiberius and encodes:
- a CDS encoding substrate-binding periplasmic protein, with the translated sequence MRWIVLAVLFMTPPAWSKTVKLSTDDGYAPYTGQKLSRGGMVTEIVQEVVSGMGHSVDLTWLPWRRGFEKARQAQFDGLFPYLKTADREKEFLFSEPLYEIRNTVFSLKGESGFYSSLESLKGKTYCLPLGWAPATHELAELVQKKRVKVFEALNTSTCAKMVNSGRADFFVTDDAQGEAALRETGLVESISLTPHLLPKTQLYFIISRSHPNGVEFVRKFNESLMDLKKSGSYEKIVLRHLRSETPAASGFPHNSEKSPLKKSYSAL
- a CDS encoding substrate-binding periplasmic protein — encoded protein: MVLFLILAVCLWSPPSLAVNAGKVIHLLTMEAPPFMSDSLPEKGAAVHALRQIFKKNGYDLKVTFTPYLRAKIQALQKDDVSGFFPAAEENITTGYVLSKIMYVTPWGFAERKDKPIHWNQPEDLLPYKIGNVMGYELSRVLAPAQKKKKFQIENVSSDEQNLLKLARKRVDLAFIDATMFEYLMKSSENLRPYQNKLQINAKIIRMDEYGVAFKNSGKGKAHLDVFNRLIQKEEFHRLVELYFKTHMPE
- a CDS encoding SurA N-terminal domain-containing protein codes for the protein MSENMADKMKRGINAKSVTAMVIFGAIIMVFVFFGMPERMGAGVGSVARVNNTLISLADFQQEENRIQQYYQNLFGNQMDFGSQRQLLRQQALENLVRMELVSQAAQKNGILATDAEVRDFIVKDIPFFQQNGMFQKEFYMRYIEQTRTTPANFEDKVRKDISNVRTRALFELATQPTAVELKKIQDLRAAKINVLFVKIDSEAATKAMTKEKADAAIKALDEALVKGDEAAVNAQLKELKATWEETGLVELGSETFPKITSTVATEAVFELSKTEPLLKRLVRDGNSKYVLKLKESKVEEVKTALEPMSAEMMQKRRGDGMFEAWINMFRSKSHVTMNTQALQLN
- the mreC gene encoding rod shape-determining protein MreC, which encodes MNFFNFDLKKLVMIGIVLALPLISINMQQRPQESNWLAKPFSLLGSAVSESFYGFSSGVKGTTAMYLDLINIKKHSEQLTSTNNELQARLEKMNELLIENDRLRGLLTFKEQTKMSLMAAQVIGRDLVIDHNTITINKGTQDGLKAGQAVITTGGVLGYIFKPDTFTSHVMLITDRYAVVDGIVQRTRAHGIVEGKSQYSSSLQLKYVERTEDVQEGDLVVTGGLDNIFPKGFPVAVVDSVEKKTFSVSLKVDLRPVVDPYKVEEVFIVLQGNNEDFGDKFAPASAKAETPADGSAPAAAATPAATPAATPAATPAVKPAATPAAKPAVTPKPQENRQ